The Seriola aureovittata isolate HTS-2021-v1 ecotype China chromosome 7, ASM2101889v1, whole genome shotgun sequence genome includes the window TGGGTGATACTTCTCACCCCTCTATCGTGTTTGCACTTGTTCTTGCTGCTCAATAGGCaatatttgttcttttcatctttattccTCCAAAGGTCAGATCAATGGGCTTTGTGGCAAACAAACATCTAGGAAGCTATTGGGATGGTACAACAAATTCAATCCATACTCTAACACCCCTCAGCAgctgtgaaacaaaaaacattttcttggaTACTTTTAACCTGCTTTCTCCCCACATGCAGGAAAATGATGGACTCTGGCCAGATAGATTTCTACCAGCATGACACCGTGTGCAGCAACACCTGCCGCAGCACTAAATTTGATGTGCTGATCAACAGCACGAGGCTTCCTCCAGGGACCTCGGTGCAGCCGAGCCCGTCAAGTCTGGCTCTTGACCCTCTTGGAGGACAGGTGCCTCCGCTGACAGGTAGATTTCAGTTGGCATTtagttttctgcttttttcccTAACATATGCTTGAGCTGCTGCTATTATCATTGAAATGACGCAGactaaaaactttaaaaagccACCTGGATGTCATTTATTTGCAGTAATAAAACAAGTAAAGTGATTTCTTGTCACATTTTTAGGACCTTATGGAAAACAATgaatgaggaaataaaatgaacatttaagtAAAAACATCTGCCATTAAGAGCATTCAGATACTTTAATGCACCAACTActgcacagaagaaaaaaaacatctagagaaaaacaaatgaaggtCCTTGGCAGTCTTCCCTCTGCCTACTCACATTCATTGGTAATATGAGATGTTTATGCgctgtatttacagtatatgcctgctgttctttttttctatttcagaaGTTTTGCAtgatgcagcagaggtagaGGAAGCTGTGGGGGAGAGGTTTAGTGCAATAGCAGAGTGGAGCCCTGGTGTAGCACGGCTTGTAAACCCTACAACAGCCAAtggacatgcagcaaagagaaagagggcTGACACCCCTGGTAAATATGAGAAAGGACATATTGTTGCTTGTTAAGCATCTTGAATGGGTTGAGTATTGGCGGGTACGAAGAAAAAGATTCTAAAATGGGTTGAGTTATAAGACAAATATATTGACTATTAATGCTGAATCCACAGCCTCTATATACTTCAGccttatttagcatttattgtGTAATATATGTGACGCATATACTTATCATCTAAATGTGATATTTGTGCACAGTCATTTGCCATGGAACCAGCAATATGGGGCTTCATTCATTTCCTAATGGCCTGCGCTTACGCAATATCCTACACAGCAGGAAACACCTcacctctttttatttttatttgcgTGGCGGTCACGTGTTTCCCTGCCAAGTGTCTATCAAGTGATAAACTCCGGAATGATGGAAGTTGCATTTACATCTGGTTTTAACCATTTTGTCAACTGACCCCAGGCAGCGTTCTTGGAGGTAAATTTGGAAAGATACCTTTTTACTATGGCAGGAGGCACAGGTTCAGCCCACTGGCCTTCAGTCCTCCAGAGGCTGTGCATTCGTAAGCCATTTCCTTTAGAGGATATGGACCTTCATCTGCAACACGGCTTTAGGCTGATGGATAAAAATGGTAACtaatgaggaaaagaaatgcGACATTCAGACTAAAATTCCTACCTGCGTTAAATAATATatgaatagaatagaatattaACATTATCTACCCACAGTCCTTGTCTTGTGTCACGCCCCTTGCTGTCACCGTTGTTTGACACCTCTGATACACAGAGCCACTGAACCTCTGAATCTGTAGTTGTGCAATGGTATTCCATTCCTGCAGACTGGCCTTAAAAAGTTGCTGACCCTGGCAGGCAAAGAGTCATGTCCCTTTATATTACCATCGACAGCATCTGACATTTCTAAGTGTGGCTTTTTCTTGCATGCACCTAAGCTTTGATTTAAGGGCTTTTAAAGGTGACCTGATTAGGCATTGTTCCAGCTGGACCACAGAAGGTAAAATAGCCTCAAGTGAACTTTTGCGTGAATGGCAAATTGCAGTACCTCACCGCACAAGCAGTATTGCCTGTCACAGGGCTTTAAACAAATTGACAATTCTGAGTAAACGCACCCAGCCAATAACTACGCTCTTCTATCTGCAAAAATGTGCTGCTACCCATTAGTGTACATTCCTGACatggagaaataaatgaatttagcTTCAGATAGCTGCAAATGGGATttggaatatttttatttggcACATTACATTTATCCTGACAGACATTTAAGCAAACATGAAAGTGGACACATTTCTTACAAGATAAGATATCAAGTACCCCTGACATTTTATCACTCTAATATACTCGGCTTGTATTTTGCTCAGTTTTACACAGATCCCAAGTaatttttcattctctctccaaTCTGCGAtgtcctttctctcctcttagAGCACTGCTTCTCTAACCCATTTTTCTACTTTCCTATACTCTTTCCTCTCGCCTTCTATTACCCATTTAACATCCTCTCTCCAAGCGCTACCCCTCTCCCATTTCTTCTATCTCCCTCTATCTTCTCTTCATTGTTTCTCCAACCCTGACACCTCGTCCtatgttttccttttcactttATTATTCTCTTTTCCAATCCTTTGACTGTCTTAGAACTCTCAACCTTTCCCTGCCTTCCCACTCTATCTCATTTATCCcacatttcttctttatttgcTTTACTTTGTCTCTGTTACTGTCCAACTCCACAGCTCACATAGGAATGCAtcctttcacacacaaacaaacatcaccTCTATGACTGTGCCTACATGAAtttcttttatctctctgtggctctttgtcattttcatacagaGTTCCCTACATGTCATAATAATGTCCCTTATAACTGACCTTCTTTAGATGGAGTACTGAGCCTGTGGCAGGGTGTGGCAGACTCAGGACTGATGGGGGAGGTCTTGTCCAGTCTTCAGACTGAATTCTTAGCCAGTCTCAAAGGAGTGGAGGTTCGCAGTGAGAACGACAACCTGCAGGAGACAGGTGAGTTCCCGCAGTGGGGCCTGTCTATCCACTGGACTGAAAAGAATTGCTTTAAATTTAGTCAAATGTCagtcaagtaaaaaaaaaaaagaaaaaagtgtttgtatatatatatatatatatatataaatcaaatCCACTAGCTAAATTCATGGATATAGATTTTTTGCTAAGTGATCCTGCACAATTTGTTCTGTATAAATTGATAAAGAATGATATTAATCATTCAGGACTTGTAGCTGACgattgattattttgtttttgtcagatgcCATCATGCTTAATTCCTTGTGTGAGATGTTCGGGCTTTTAGACTCAGTGAAGCAAACTCTGGATCTGAGGCGCAGCCAGAATGAAGAGAGCAAAATCCATAACAGTATTTATGGTGAGAAAACTGTTAAAGGCAACAGATAGTACATACAGAGATATCTAGTTGGATTGTATTTACTAATATCATGTTTCTTATTAGTGTTGGATGAGATTTTGGAGGAACGGAAGAAGCCAAGTTTTGATAAAAGCACATCTCACAAAAGCACATCCTCAAAACACCTTCGACCTCAACGTCAAAACCCGTCAAACAGCCAAACCCAGAACGTGCTGTCCCCCGTGAAAACAAGCTCAGTgaccctgcctctctctgttaCTGGTTTATCTGCAGCATCTTATGCTCAGCTCACCATCAACCCTCAGCTCTTCACCCACTTCTCTGCCTCCACTGGTCAGCACCACCATATAGACAGAGATAGCCAAAGTACTATGCTGCAGAGGAACCATGAGCACAGTGAGACGGGGAGCCAGGAGAAGGTTCACCAGCGGGGACGGGAGGGTGCGGAGAAAGAGGACACCTCAGGGATCTACAAAGAGCCCGGACAGAGGAATGTTAAGTCTCGAGAAGACCCTCACCTTAagagtgaggaagaagaggaggcagagggcTTGCATGACATTGAGAAGGTGATTATAGGACGAAAGGCATCAAAGAAACATAAAAGTAAGTAAGAGAGAGACGATCCTCAAGGGATGCTGGAGGACTAAGTGAGAGAATGTGCCTGAGACCCGAATACTTAAAGGATAAAAGATTCAAACACAATGTTACTTtgtaaaacagtgttttttttttacttgtaagCTTTTATCTTTACTATAATTACTTTAGCTGAGTTGTGGTTACTTCAGTCGTATTACTggcacagatttgtttttgcattgaGATTGGAAATGGCACATTCACAGAGACCATTTGGACACgtttttctaacattttaacaaatgaaaacactgtgtaGGTGAAACGATTAGTT containing:
- the LOC130172251 gene encoding glucocorticoid modulatory element-binding protein 1-like isoform X1 → MACAEVNVSSGELMTVKEEEGESGGNNHKTQVILHLQPILHGVNDDIADTGTTVLAIETHHEDSKAEGEEIEYGYPITCGDSRAVLLFKKFVCPGINVRCVKFNDQLISPKQFVHLAGKATLKDWKRAIRLGGVMLRKMMDSGQIDFYQHDTVCSNTCRSTKFDVLINSTRLPPGTSVQPSPSSLALDPLGGQVPPLTEVLHDAAEVEEAVGERFSAIAEWSPGVARLVNPTTANGHAAKRKRADTPDGVLSLWQGVADSGLMGEVLSSLQTEFLASLKGVEVRSENDNLQETDAIMLNSLCEMFGLLDSVKQTLDLRRSQNEESKIHNSIYVLDEILEERKKPSFDKSTSHKSTSSKHLRPQRQNPSNSQTQNVLSPVKTSSVTLPLSVTGLSAASYAQLTINPQLFTHFSASTGQHHHIDRDSQSTMLQRNHEHSETGSQEKVHQRGREGAEKEDTSGIYKEPGQRNVKSREDPHLKSEEEEEAEGLHDIEKVIIGRKASKKHKSK
- the LOC130172251 gene encoding glucocorticoid modulatory element-binding protein 1-like isoform X3, which translates into the protein MACAEVNVSSGELMTVKEEEGESGGNNHKTQVILHLQPILHGVNDDIADTGTTVLAIETHHEDSKAEGEEIEYGYPITCGDSRAVLLFKKFVCPGINVRCVKFNDQLISPKQFVHLAGKATLKDWKRAIRLGGVMLRKMMDSGQIDFYQHDTVCSNTCRSTKFDVLINSTRLPPGTSVQPSPSSLALDPLGGQVPPLTEVLHDAAEVEEAVGERFSAIAEWSPGVARLVNPTTANGHAAKRKRADTPDGVLSLWQGVADSGLMGEVLSSLQTEFLASLKGVEVRSENDNLQETDAIMLNSLCEMFGLLDSVKQTLDLRRSQNEESKIHNSIYASYAQLTINPQLFTHFSASTGQHHHIDRDSQSTMLQRNHEHSETGSQEKVHQRGREGAEKEDTSGIYKEPGQRNVKSREDPHLKSEEEEEAEGLHDIEKVIIGRKASKKHKSK
- the LOC130172251 gene encoding glucocorticoid modulatory element-binding protein 1-like isoform X2, with the protein product MACAEVNVSSGELMTVKEEEGESGGNNHKTQVILHLQPILHGVNDDIADTGTTVLAIETHHDSKAEGEEIEYGYPITCGDSRAVLLFKKFVCPGINVRCVKFNDQLISPKQFVHLAGKATLKDWKRAIRLGGVMLRKMMDSGQIDFYQHDTVCSNTCRSTKFDVLINSTRLPPGTSVQPSPSSLALDPLGGQVPPLTEVLHDAAEVEEAVGERFSAIAEWSPGVARLVNPTTANGHAAKRKRADTPDGVLSLWQGVADSGLMGEVLSSLQTEFLASLKGVEVRSENDNLQETDAIMLNSLCEMFGLLDSVKQTLDLRRSQNEESKIHNSIYVLDEILEERKKPSFDKSTSHKSTSSKHLRPQRQNPSNSQTQNVLSPVKTSSVTLPLSVTGLSAASYAQLTINPQLFTHFSASTGQHHHIDRDSQSTMLQRNHEHSETGSQEKVHQRGREGAEKEDTSGIYKEPGQRNVKSREDPHLKSEEEEEAEGLHDIEKVIIGRKASKKHKSK